TTGATTACGTGATCCCTGATCTTGGCAATCTTTTCTACCCAAAAAGTGTTGCGGTAATTGGGGCCTCGAGGACCATAGGCAAGCCGGGCTTTAACATCGTGTGGAATCTGAAGCAGAACGGCTTCTCAGGGAAAATCTATCCGGTAAATCCAAATGCTGAAAAAATACTTGATCTGAATTGTTATCCGTCAATTCTTGATATTCCTGGAGATGTTGATGTGGCAATCATAGCTGTACCTGCAAAGATTGTTCCGGCAGTGATGAGGGAATGTGCGCAGAAAGGTGTTAAGGGTGTCGTGATTGTCAGCTCTGGGTTCAGTGAAGAGGGAGAGAAGGGAGCGGAGTACGAGAGAGAGGTTCTGGAGATAGCTAAAAAACATGGTATAAGGATATTCGGTCCCAACACCACAGGTGTGCTGAACACCGAAAACGGATTCATCACCTCATTCGCCCTTCAGCCAGTAATAAGGAAAGGTTCGATTGGGATAATCGCCCAGACAGGCCTGTTTCTTGGAATAATGATGGATATCGTTGCATCAAATCATCCGAGTATAGGATTTAGCAAAATCGTGGGGATGGGTAACAAGATAGATGTTGAGGATTATGAAGTTCTCGATTTTCTGCTCAGAGATTCTCAGACAGGTGTCGTTGGGATGTATGTGGAGGGAATAAAAAATGGAAGAGCCTTTTATGACGTTGCAAAAAACGCCTCCAAGCCGGTGGTGATTTTTAAGAGTGGCAGGACTGAGTATGGCAAGAAAGCTGCTATGAGTCATACAGCTTCGATAGCTGGAGATGATGATGTGTTTGATGCCGTCTGCAGGCAGGCAAATCTAACGAGGGTTTATAGTTTTGAGGAACTGTTCAATGTAACCAAAGCCTTCGCTCTTCAACCCCTGCCCAGGGGCGACAGGGTTGCGATAATCCACTACACCGGTTCAGGATGTGTGCAGGGTTCTGATGCGGCATACTTTGCCGGGCTGAAACTTGCCGAGTTTTCTAACGAAACTGTTGAGAGGATACTTGAGGTTACACCCGAATGGCACAACGTCAACAATCCCATTGATATCTGGCCGATGGTGGAATACTATGGTGCATACAAGGCTTATGAAACGGCGATTGAGGCTGTACTTGAGGATGATGGAGTGGATTCAGTGGTGGCCTGTGTCTGGGCAAGCAGAATAACACATGCAAACTTCCAGCCGGACTACAGGAAGCTTAAAAAGTATGGCAAGCCAGTTTATTTCACAGCAGAGGGGCCCAGGGATGTGGTTTTCGATCTGAAGAATGACTACGAGCTGAATGGAATTCCAGTATATCCCGACGTGATCACCGCCATAAACGTTCTCGGAAAAGTTACGAAATACGCTCGGAGAAAATCAGTTCAGTAGAATCCTTTTTTAATATTTACCATTTTCAGGATATCCCTTTTTGTCAGATGTTCCGAACCAAGCTTTACCCTTTCCTTGATCGTTTCGTATTTTCTTGTTTCGATCATAAATTATTACTGACCTGGAAACTTAAAAATTTTTTCATTAAATTCTATATAATTGTTGTAATAGTTATTGTTATCATTATGGTGAAAACGGTCTGTCACGGGATTCCATGCAATGTCTCAGTTTTGGGCTTTCTCAGTTGACTGGTGTGTAAAGAAAGGAGCGGACCCGGCGGGATTCGAACCCGCGACCTTGGGCTTAGGAGGCCCACGCCCTGTCCTGCTAGGCTACGGGTCCCTGATAGTAGTGCGGTAAAGGTATTATAAATCTTGCTCTAAAATGCTCCTGCGAAGAAGCCTATCAATCCAAATATCATTGCTAGCAGTGTAGTCTTTCTGTATTTGCGAATGGATCTCTTACTGCAGTCTTTGAGAAGTCTAATGGCCACATAGCAGAGGATTACATCAGTGACCATTACCGGAAATGCATACTTCACGTCAAGATAGTATTCCTTAATACCGAGGAACGGAATCGGACTGATCGAAACGGCCGAAATGTAAAATACACTTGAGATGACAGCCGCCCTCTTTTCTCCAAAAATCCTTGCAATACTCCTCACGTTTCTAAGTGCGTCCCCTTCAACATCTTCAATTCCCTTCATTATCTCTCTTCCAATCCCTGTCAGGAAGGCCATTGAAGAAAGCAGCGCTGCGCTTTCCGTAATGCTATCTGAAACAATTATGCTGCCGAAGAGAAATGGTGTGGCCATGGTAAAAGCGATGTAAATGTTTCCAGCAAAACCATACTCCTTGAGTTTCAGGTTGTAAAAATAGCCAGCAAATGTGACTATAACCGCAAAAAAGAATGCAAGTGGAGATACAAGCCAGGCAGCGAAGAATCCCAGAGGCATCATGATGATTCCGAGCTTCAGTGCAGTACTTCTATCAAGATCTCCCCTTACAAGCGGTCTGTCGGTGCGGTTGTTGGCCAGGTCAACGGCATAATCTGAGTAGTCGTTGAGGGCAAAACTCGATGCCTGGAGGAATAACGCTGTGAGATAGCCGTAAAATATTTTCCAGAAATTACCGTAAAAAGGATCAGACACAAATACGCCTATAACAACCCCAAATCCGTACATCAGGCCGTGTTCAAGCCTGAAGAGATCCCATATAGCTTTAAGGTA
This region of Archaeoglobus neptunius genomic DNA includes:
- a CDS encoding acetate--CoA ligase family protein; this translates as VDLIVRVGEMVEKEGIVEMDLNPVFVYENGCVVADARIAVGERKRFDYVIPDLGNLFYPKSVAVIGASRTIGKPGFNIVWNLKQNGFSGKIYPVNPNAEKILDLNCYPSILDIPGDVDVAIIAVPAKIVPAVMRECAQKGVKGVVIVSSGFSEEGEKGAEYEREVLEIAKKHGIRIFGPNTTGVLNTENGFITSFALQPVIRKGSIGIIAQTGLFLGIMMDIVASNHPSIGFSKIVGMGNKIDVEDYEVLDFLLRDSQTGVVGMYVEGIKNGRAFYDVAKNASKPVVIFKSGRTEYGKKAAMSHTASIAGDDDVFDAVCRQANLTRVYSFEELFNVTKAFALQPLPRGDRVAIIHYTGSGCVQGSDAAYFAGLKLAEFSNETVERILEVTPEWHNVNNPIDIWPMVEYYGAYKAYETAIEAVLEDDGVDSVVACVWASRITHANFQPDYRKLKKYGKPVYFTAEGPRDVVFDLKNDYELNGIPVYPDVITAINVLGKVTKYARRKSVQ
- a CDS encoding UbiA family prenyltransferase, with the protein product MPTCKRYLKAIWDLFRLEHGLMYGFGVVIGVFVSDPFYGNFWKIFYGYLTALFLQASSFALNDYSDYAVDLANNRTDRPLVRGDLDRSTALKLGIIMMPLGFFAAWLVSPLAFFFAVIVTFAGYFYNLKLKEYGFAGNIYIAFTMATPFLFGSIIVSDSITESAALLSSMAFLTGIGREIMKGIEDVEGDALRNVRSIARIFGEKRAAVISSVFYISAVSISPIPFLGIKEYYLDVKYAFPVMVTDVILCYVAIRLLKDCSKRSIRKYRKTTLLAMIFGLIGFFAGAF